From Bicyclus anynana chromosome 7, ilBicAnyn1.1, whole genome shotgun sequence, the proteins below share one genomic window:
- the LOC112055262 gene encoding nucleolar protein dao-5 isoform X1, translating to MSVSPELQSEANSVVHQYLLTVDKSFAGQFLSKTKAKPRQKNLPTLIDILAKHKKIDSKPVQNSKKPSESSDDSDSEEEQKKPAQLNNSKITSAAKKKDSSSDSDSSEDEKQKQPPKVNNVANKKAPVKKAESSDESDSEEDATSKPTKQPVKSQPVNSVPKPVKKKDSSDDSDSSEDEKPQNNSNKGKTAPPPKVQQQKPVVKKADSSSDSDDSSDDDKTKKPPNKPAVAAKPTATPAKKQESSSDDSDSDDAKPKVKANTPQVKPKTPQAKPPAKAAQKPNKQESSSDSDSSDDEPPKPAQKQPAKNVANTKPVAKPKAQDSSDDSDDSEDDKPKASQKPATKPQPPSKSPNVSAVKKKESSSDDDSSDDEKTKPIPKLETPAVKPVFKGNKKPQTSSEDSDDSSDDDKKKPTQKQPAKPAVTPAKPAAKKASSSDDSDSSDDDKPKKTPVKPQTKPVKKQSSSEDSDDSSEDEKPKKAPVATPKPKAKKESSDDSSDDEAPQKAAAKQKADSDDDSDDEPPTKVQKKDADHSTQNGFQTGKKRKASDGNDPTPNKKPYSNFVKEGENEEDEVDGGHGNGGWQNRGRGGFNRGRGGFNDRGGRGGGFRGRGGFDRGGRGGFDRGGRGGFNDRGGRGGRGGFGGRGGDRGGRGGDRGGRGRGGDRGGRGDRHSWGGDRGGFNKGGFKDRKSFDGGDNSQNKKITFD from the exons ATGAGTGTTTCTCCAGAATTGCAATCTGAGGCTAATTCAGTGGTACACCAGTATCTTTTAACTGTAGATAAATCGTTTGCTGGGCAATTTTTGTCAAAAACAAAAGCG AAACCGAGACAAAAGAATTTACCAACACTAATTGACATCTTAGCAAAACACAAGAAAATTGACAGTAAACCAGTACAAAATTCTAAGAAGCCTTCAGAAAG CTCGGACGATTCTGACAGTgaagaagaacaaaaaaaacctGCACAATTAAACAACTCTAAAATTACTAGTGCAGCAAAGAAAAAGGACTCATCATCAGACTCTGATAGCTCTGAagatgaaaaacaaaaacaacccCCAAAG gTCAATAATGTTGCAAATAAAAAAGCACCTGTTAAGAAAGCAGAGTCCTCAGATGAGAGTGATAGTGAAGAAGATGCTACATCAAAACCTACAAAACAACCAGTCAAGTCCCAGCCAGTTAATTCAGTACCAAAACCTGTTAAGAAGAAAGATTCCAGTGATGATTCTGACAGCAGTGAAGATGAAAAACctcaaaataatagtaataaaggGAAAACTGCACCACCACCAAAAGTTCAACAACAGAAACCTGTTGTAAAAAAAGCAGATTCATCATCTGACAGTGACGATAGCAGCGATGATGACAAAACAAAGAAACCTCCAAACAAACCTGCAGTGGCAGCCAAGCCAACTGCCACTCCTGCTAAAAAACAGGAATCTTCCTCAGATGATAGTGACAGTGATGATGCAAAACCTAAAGTTAAAGCAAACACTCCACAAGTCAAACCAAAAACTCCCCAAGCGAAACCACCAGCAAAAGCTGCACAGAAGCCCAATAAACAAGAATCCTCCTCAGATAGTGATAGTAGTGATGATGAACCACCTAAACCAGCTCAGAAACAACCAGCCAAAAATGTCGCTAATACTAAACCAGTTGCAAAGCCCAAAGCTCAAGATTCTTctgatgatagtgatgattcAGAAGATGATAAGCCAAAAGCTTCTCAAAAACCGGCAACAAAACCTCAACCACCTTCTAAAAGCCCTAATGTTTCTGCTGTCAAAAAAAAAGAGTCTTCATCTGACGATGACAGCAGTGACGATGAAAAAACCAAGCCAATTCCTAAACTTGAAACTCCGGCAGTGAAACCTGTATTTAAAGGCAATAAAAAACCACAGACATCTTCTGAAGATAGTGATGATAGTAGTGACGACGACAAGAAAAAACCTACACAGAAACAGCCTGCAAAACCAGCAGTCACACCTGCAAAGCCAGCTGCCAAAAAAGCATCTTCATCAGATGACAGTGATAGCAGTGATGATGATAAACCGAAAAAAACCCCAGTAAAGCCTCAAACTAAACCAGTCAAAAAACAATCTTCTTCAGAAGACAGTGATGACAGTAGTGAAGATGAAAAGCCAAAAAAAGCTCCTGTAGCCACTCCCAAACCTAAAGCTAAAAAGGAATCTTCTGATGATAGCAGCGATGATGAGGCTCCTCAAAAAGCTGCTGCTAAACAAAAAGCTGATTCAGATGATGATAGTGACGATGAACCTCCTACTAAAGTACAAAAGAAGGATGCTGATCAT TCTACGCAAAATGGCTTCCAAACTGGCAAGAAAAGAAAAGCATCAGATGGAAAtgatccaactcctaacaaaaAACCATACAGCAACTTTGTTaag GAGGGTGAAAACGAAGAGGACGAGGTCGATGGCGGTCATGGCAATGGCGGGTGGCAAAACAGGGGTCGCGGCGGGTTCAATCGAGGTCGCGGAGGCTTTAATGATAGAGGGGGACGGGGCGGTGGATTTAGAGGTCGTGGCGGCTTCGACAGAGGAGGCCGTGGCGGCTTCGACAGAGGAGGACGTGGTGGCTTTAACGACAGAGGAGGCCGCGGGGGTAGAGGCGGATTTGGCGGACGCGGAGGCGACAGAGGCGGCCGTGGCGGAGACCGAGGAGGCCGCGGGCGCGGGGGCGACAGAGGCGGACGCGGCGACCGCCATTCGTGGGGCGGCGACAGAGGAGGGTTCAACAAGGGAGGATTCAAGGACAGAAAGAGTTTTGACGGAGGAGACAATTcccaaaataaaaagattacgTTTGATTAA
- the LOC112055262 gene encoding nucleolar protein dao-5 isoform X2, with protein MSVSPELQSEANSVVHQYLLTVDKSFAGQFLSKTKAKPRQKNLPTLIDILAKHKKIDSKPVQNSKKPSESSDDSDSEEEQKKPAQLNNSKITSAAKKKDSSSDSDSSEDEKQKQPPKVNNVANKKAPVKKAESSDESDSEEDATSKPTKQPVKSQPVNSVPKPVKKKDSSDDSDSSEDEKPQNNSNKGKTAPPPKVQQQKPVVKKADSSSDSDDSSDDDKTKKPPNKPAVAAKPTATPAKKQESSSDDSDSDDAKPKVKANTPQVKPKTPQAKPPAKAAQKPNKQESSSDSDSSDDEPPKPAQKQPAKNVANTKPVAKPKAQDSSDDSDDSEDDKPKASQKPATKPQPPSKSPNVSAVKKKESSSDDDSSDDEKTKPIPKLETPAVKPVFKGNKKPQTSSEDSDDSSDDDKKKPTQKQPAKPAVTPAKPAAKKASSSDDSDSSDDDKPKKTPVKPQTKPVKKQSSSEDSDDSSEDEKPKKAPVATPKPKAKKESSDDSSDDEAPQKAAAKQKADSDDDSDDEPPTKVQKKDADHSTQNGFQTGKKRKASDGNDPTPNKKPYSNFVKGTNVISTPNEKTAQDSSKPTPFRRVLSEKIEVDPRLKDNSFEAKGGARGSWGERANIDLKHTRGKSFKHEKTKKKRGAYRGGAIDTSVHSIKFED; from the exons ATGAGTGTTTCTCCAGAATTGCAATCTGAGGCTAATTCAGTGGTACACCAGTATCTTTTAACTGTAGATAAATCGTTTGCTGGGCAATTTTTGTCAAAAACAAAAGCG AAACCGAGACAAAAGAATTTACCAACACTAATTGACATCTTAGCAAAACACAAGAAAATTGACAGTAAACCAGTACAAAATTCTAAGAAGCCTTCAGAAAG CTCGGACGATTCTGACAGTgaagaagaacaaaaaaaacctGCACAATTAAACAACTCTAAAATTACTAGTGCAGCAAAGAAAAAGGACTCATCATCAGACTCTGATAGCTCTGAagatgaaaaacaaaaacaacccCCAAAG gTCAATAATGTTGCAAATAAAAAAGCACCTGTTAAGAAAGCAGAGTCCTCAGATGAGAGTGATAGTGAAGAAGATGCTACATCAAAACCTACAAAACAACCAGTCAAGTCCCAGCCAGTTAATTCAGTACCAAAACCTGTTAAGAAGAAAGATTCCAGTGATGATTCTGACAGCAGTGAAGATGAAAAACctcaaaataatagtaataaaggGAAAACTGCACCACCACCAAAAGTTCAACAACAGAAACCTGTTGTAAAAAAAGCAGATTCATCATCTGACAGTGACGATAGCAGCGATGATGACAAAACAAAGAAACCTCCAAACAAACCTGCAGTGGCAGCCAAGCCAACTGCCACTCCTGCTAAAAAACAGGAATCTTCCTCAGATGATAGTGACAGTGATGATGCAAAACCTAAAGTTAAAGCAAACACTCCACAAGTCAAACCAAAAACTCCCCAAGCGAAACCACCAGCAAAAGCTGCACAGAAGCCCAATAAACAAGAATCCTCCTCAGATAGTGATAGTAGTGATGATGAACCACCTAAACCAGCTCAGAAACAACCAGCCAAAAATGTCGCTAATACTAAACCAGTTGCAAAGCCCAAAGCTCAAGATTCTTctgatgatagtgatgattcAGAAGATGATAAGCCAAAAGCTTCTCAAAAACCGGCAACAAAACCTCAACCACCTTCTAAAAGCCCTAATGTTTCTGCTGTCAAAAAAAAAGAGTCTTCATCTGACGATGACAGCAGTGACGATGAAAAAACCAAGCCAATTCCTAAACTTGAAACTCCGGCAGTGAAACCTGTATTTAAAGGCAATAAAAAACCACAGACATCTTCTGAAGATAGTGATGATAGTAGTGACGACGACAAGAAAAAACCTACACAGAAACAGCCTGCAAAACCAGCAGTCACACCTGCAAAGCCAGCTGCCAAAAAAGCATCTTCATCAGATGACAGTGATAGCAGTGATGATGATAAACCGAAAAAAACCCCAGTAAAGCCTCAAACTAAACCAGTCAAAAAACAATCTTCTTCAGAAGACAGTGATGACAGTAGTGAAGATGAAAAGCCAAAAAAAGCTCCTGTAGCCACTCCCAAACCTAAAGCTAAAAAGGAATCTTCTGATGATAGCAGCGATGATGAGGCTCCTCAAAAAGCTGCTGCTAAACAAAAAGCTGATTCAGATGATGATAGTGACGATGAACCTCCTACTAAAGTACAAAAGAAGGATGCTGATCAT TCTACGCAAAATGGCTTCCAAACTGGCAAGAAAAGAAAAGCATCAGATGGAAAtgatccaactcctaacaaaaAACCATACAGCAACTTTGTTaag GGTACCAATGTAATTTCCACACCAAATGAAAAAACAGCTCAAGATAGCAGTAAACCGACTCCCTTCCGGAGAGTCTTAAGTGAAAAGATTGAAGTGGATCCTAGACTTAAGGACAATTCGTTTGAAGCTAAG GGAGGAGCTCGCGGTTCGTGGGGTGAGCGCGCCAACATAGACTTGAAGCATACCCGTGGAAAGTCGTTCAAACACgagaaaactaagaaaaaacGAGGTGCATACCGTGGCGGTGCCATCGACACATCTGTGCATTCCATCAAGTTTGAAGATTAA